The following coding sequences lie in one bacterium genomic window:
- a CDS encoding glycosyltransferase family protein, whose product MRDKRSDTGSLCAVVQARMGSERLPGKTLFMLAGRPVLAHVIDRLKACNLDCVAVATSVRPADDAIVSLCNELSVQCVRGSEDDVLERFVEAASAIGAETIVRVTGDNPLIDPDIVDSLADAMRQDPKLEYCFASNAPLGASCEAVRLDVLRRVQALCDGAEYREHVTLFIRERPDLFSVMEIRSSLGMPELRLTLDTEEDFEMLSAVFAELYHPGELLAVRDVIRYLKDHEGIMRLNRDVRQRRPGNPIV is encoded by the coding sequence GTGCGAGATAAGAGATCGGACACTGGCTCGCTCTGCGCGGTCGTCCAGGCTCGGATGGGTTCTGAGCGGTTGCCGGGCAAGACACTCTTTATGCTTGCGGGTAGGCCCGTCCTTGCCCACGTGATCGACAGGCTAAAAGCCTGCAATCTTGACTGCGTGGCTGTTGCGACGTCCGTCAGGCCAGCAGATGACGCCATAGTCAGCCTCTGCAATGAGCTCTCGGTCCAATGCGTGCGAGGCAGCGAGGACGACGTCCTGGAACGTTTCGTTGAGGCCGCCTCGGCCATCGGCGCTGAGACTATCGTCAGAGTGACCGGCGACAATCCGCTTATCGACCCCGACATCGTTGATTCCCTTGCCGATGCCATGCGCCAAGACCCCAAACTGGAATACTGCTTTGCGTCGAATGCGCCTCTGGGCGCATCTTGTGAGGCGGTGAGGCTAGATGTTCTGAGACGAGTGCAGGCGCTCTGCGATGGGGCTGAGTATCGCGAGCACGTAACTTTATTCATTCGTGAGAGGCCGGACCTGTTCTCTGTTATGGAGATAAGGTCGAGTCTGGGGATGCCCGAGCTGCGGCTAACGCTCGACACCGAGGAGGACTTCGAGATGCTCTCTGCGGTATTCGCCGAGCTGTATCATCCTGGTGAGCTCCTGGCCGTGCGGGATGTGATACGCTATTTGAAGGACCACGAAGGTATCATGCGCCTGAATCGGGACGTCAGACAACGGCGCCCGGGCAATCCAATCGTTTGA
- a CDS encoding sigma-54 dependent transcriptional regulator produces MTDCLGKILVVDDDESMRTMLSLLLKAEGHEVVGASSERDAIRHIRKESFDLVITDLRMESHVSGIEVLKKVKHFSPQTEVIVATAFGSIKSAIEATKLGAWDYITTPCENDEILFKVRKSLESQAVSRTIESLQHLQREQMDRFSYDSVIGASKSMRRVLDLVRKVAPTEARVLLLGESGTGKELLSRVIHYNGPRSGSPFIALNCAAIPETLLESELFGIEKGTATGVSAKQGKFVQANQGTIFLDEIGDMSPSTQAKVLRALQEQEFMPLGSKHSVKVDVRVISATNQDLKQAIKEGRFREDLLFRLNVFTIEIPPLRKRREDIIPLSEHILDRGSLAKRKRISGFTENAQRALLEYPWPGNVRELENVIERAAIVCVEDSIDEGDLALEVQSMNRPDSRGQRPVTLRNVERQHILSVLRMMDFNKAKAARMLGISRSTLWAKMKEFNLDGDLG; encoded by the coding sequence ATGACGGACTGTCTCGGGAAGATACTGGTTGTCGATGATGACGAGTCGATGCGGACCATGCTCAGTTTACTTCTTAAGGCCGAGGGCCACGAGGTTGTTGGCGCCTCGAGCGAGCGTGATGCGATTAGGCACATTCGCAAGGAGAGCTTCGACCTCGTTATCACTGACCTGAGGATGGAGAGCCATGTTTCAGGCATCGAGGTCCTAAAGAAGGTGAAGCACTTCTCTCCCCAAACGGAGGTCATAGTCGCTACGGCGTTCGGCTCAATAAAGTCCGCCATCGAGGCGACCAAACTCGGGGCCTGGGACTACATCACGACGCCTTGTGAGAACGACGAGATCCTGTTCAAGGTGAGAAAGTCGCTTGAGAGCCAGGCGGTGTCCCGGACGATCGAGTCGCTTCAGCACTTGCAGCGCGAGCAGATGGACCGGTTCAGTTACGATTCGGTAATTGGGGCGTCCAAGTCAATGAGGCGGGTCTTGGACCTGGTGCGCAAGGTCGCTCCGACCGAGGCTCGGGTCTTGCTCTTGGGCGAGAGCGGGACGGGCAAGGAGCTGTTGTCGCGGGTGATACACTACAACGGGCCGCGCTCGGGCAGCCCGTTCATTGCGCTCAACTGCGCCGCGATCCCCGAAACGCTTCTCGAATCTGAGCTCTTCGGGATCGAAAAGGGCACCGCCACCGGCGTTTCTGCCAAGCAAGGGAAGTTCGTGCAGGCCAACCAGGGCACGATCTTTCTCGACGAGATCGGGGACATGTCCCCCTCCACGCAGGCCAAGGTCCTTCGCGCTTTGCAGGAGCAGGAGTTCATGCCGCTCGGCTCGAAGCACTCTGTCAAGGTCGATGTGCGCGTTATCTCCGCGACCAATCAGGACCTGAAGCAGGCCATCAAGGAGGGCCGGTTCAGGGAGGACCTCCTGTTCAGGTTGAACGTGTTCACCATCGAGATACCACCGCTTAGGAAGCGCCGTGAGGATATTATCCCCTTGTCGGAGCACATTCTGGATAGGGGCTCGCTTGCCAAGCGAAAGAGGATAAGCGGATTTACGGAGAACGCCCAAAGGGCATTGCTGGAGTATCCGTGGCCGGGGAACGTGAGGGAGCTTGAGAACGTCATAGAGCGCGCAGCCATAGTCTGCGTTGAGGACAGCATTGATGAGGGCGACCTGGCCCTGGAGGTACAGAGCATGAACAGGCCCGACTCGAGGGGGCAGCGCCCCGTAACACTCAGGAATGTGGAACGGCAGCATATTCTCAGTGTGTTGAGGATGATGGACTTCAACAAAGCGAAGGCTGCCAGGATGCTTGGCATTAGCCGCTCGACGCTGTGGGCTAAGATGAAAGAGTTCAATCTCGACGGAGACCTGGGGTGA
- the rplI gene encoding 50S ribosomal protein L9 — MASVEVYLKYDIDKLGRAGERVTVKNGYARNFLIPRNLAVPVTKKSISRLDNTVQQVEARKRIELKAAQSVAEMIAELECSFVRQSGDEDRIFGSVTARDIATAIKEKGLDIDSRKIQLERPIRSLGIHQVPIRVHQDVVVELKVWVKKEEVEESSGPSQ; from the coding sequence ATGGCAAGCGTTGAGGTTTATCTGAAATACGATATCGACAAACTTGGACGAGCTGGCGAGAGGGTTACTGTCAAGAACGGCTACGCCCGTAACTTCCTGATCCCACGTAACCTTGCTGTGCCCGTCACCAAAAAAAGCATCAGCCGTCTCGATAATACTGTGCAACAGGTCGAGGCGCGCAAGCGGATAGAGCTAAAGGCCGCCCAGAGTGTCGCAGAGATGATCGCAGAGCTCGAATGCAGTTTTGTTCGGCAATCAGGCGATGAGGATAGGATATTCGGTTCTGTTACGGCGCGGGACATCGCCACCGCGATCAAGGAGAAGGGGCTGGACATCGATTCCAGGAAGATACAGCTCGAAAGGCCCATCAGGTCTCTGGGGATTCACCAAGTCCCGATCAGGGTGCACCAGGATGTGGTCGTCGAGCTGAAGGTATGGGTTAAGAAAGAAGAGGTTGAGGAGAGTTCCGGGCCCTCACAATAA
- a CDS encoding ATP-binding protein, protein MPQISTPPEAALAYQVLGLAFALFVWVMAFSEWQRTRNRDYYVIGLAFTILVIRQLFPYIFFVIDYLSAQPISRSFTILVTYAWENLSFAIMTGVVIIRMARSHLRFEKLLITYFGFVFLLVLEIVLFDRLLPHRDLMVWTPFIFTMLNIVILSFAIASCYALRRSINHFFRKAFWLFYVHQVVVFFFYFNKSSSVFEYLAEMFPILGALFVVLAVYTSIRNEIESKSQRLKQLDATKSRFMAVVSHELRTPLSSMKMSYDMLLSGKLGELTSRQHDALAVIKNNADRLIRMIEELLDVSRVERGTFSLNLKKANLTEFVRKVVKEFEKGLLKRSRELVAEFPKEPIHIHFDSDKLSQVIINLLHNGDRYNRPEGLLKFTIKDNPKLIVFDVEDQGPGIPADKVDEVFDSFVRAGRGAAGKGGLGLGLHIAKQIVEAHGGSIMIIKTCEEGTKIRFTLSKELDSGEAGRLGEESSK, encoded by the coding sequence ATGCCGCAAATATCTACCCCGCCTGAGGCAGCACTCGCTTACCAGGTCCTTGGGCTTGCGTTTGCGCTGTTCGTCTGGGTCATGGCGTTCAGTGAGTGGCAGCGCACGCGCAACAGAGACTATTATGTAATTGGTCTGGCGTTCACCATACTGGTCATACGCCAGCTCTTCCCCTACATATTCTTTGTAATAGACTATTTAAGTGCGCAGCCCATCTCACGGTCATTCACAATCCTCGTTACTTACGCATGGGAGAACCTCTCGTTCGCAATAATGACCGGCGTCGTGATCATTAGAATGGCGCGCAGCCACCTGCGCTTTGAGAAGCTGCTAATCACTTACTTTGGCTTCGTTTTCTTGCTTGTGCTGGAGATTGTCCTGTTTGACAGGCTCCTGCCCCACAGAGACCTAATGGTCTGGACGCCGTTCATCTTCACGATGCTGAACATCGTCATACTCTCGTTCGCGATCGCCTCGTGTTATGCGCTCAGGCGGTCCATCAATCATTTTTTCAGGAAGGCTTTCTGGTTGTTTTACGTTCATCAGGTTGTCGTATTCTTCTTCTACTTCAACAAGTCGAGCTCCGTCTTCGAGTATCTCGCTGAGATGTTCCCAATTCTTGGTGCACTATTCGTGGTCCTTGCTGTATATACTTCAATACGAAACGAAATAGAGAGCAAATCTCAGCGCCTCAAGCAGTTGGATGCGACGAAGTCGAGGTTCATGGCGGTAGTTTCGCACGAGCTGAGGACGCCGCTCTCGTCGATGAAGATGTCCTATGACATGCTGTTGTCGGGTAAGCTTGGGGAGCTGACGTCGCGGCAGCATGATGCGCTTGCAGTGATTAAGAACAACGCGGATAGGCTAATAAGGATGATCGAGGAGCTCTTGGACGTCTCGAGAGTAGAGCGTGGGACGTTCAGCCTGAATCTCAAGAAGGCCAACTTGACTGAGTTTGTTCGCAAGGTCGTCAAGGAGTTCGAGAAAGGCTTGCTTAAGCGCTCTAGAGAGCTCGTGGCCGAGTTCCCGAAAGAGCCTATTCATATCCATTTCGACTCGGACAAGCTGTCTCAGGTAATAATCAATCTGCTTCATAACGGCGATCGATACAACCGTCCGGAGGGACTTCTCAAGTTCACGATCAAGGACAACCCGAAGCTTATCGTGTTTGACGTGGAGGACCAGGGCCCCGGCATACCGGCCGACAAGGTGGACGAGGTCTTCGACAGCTTCGTTCGCGCAGGCCGCGGCGCAGCTGGCAAGGGCGGCCTTGGCCTCGGCCTGCATATCGCAAAGCAGATTGTCGAGGCGCACGGGGGTTCCATTATGATCATCAAGACGTGTGAAGAGGGGACCAAGATCAGGTTCACTCTCAGCAAGGAGCTGGATTCAGGCGAAGCCGGCCGCTTGGGCGAGGAGAGTAGCAAATGA